A single genomic interval of Armigeres subalbatus isolate Guangzhou_Male chromosome 1, GZ_Asu_2, whole genome shotgun sequence harbors:
- the LOC134224630 gene encoding leucine-rich repeat-containing protein 24 encodes MTMDDREKRQRGPPLYALWTVIIAVLLLQLTESVQGNAEKDFTQQCNKCRCSWKSGKRNADCTNQGLDLIPDDLSSELQVLDLSLNRIGEIRAFELMRAHQQNLHKLYIKNSTIETLHKDSFRNLTILIELDLSNNKLKRLDPGLFDDLKKLRVIMLNHNQIERIENNLFQNLKFLTKIELNDNLIYRVALHSFINVPALSQIELDYNRLQILRKETFVNLEKLTSLSLTNNPWNCSCALRNFSEFVMTNSLYRSPTTCEHPAMLKGKEWNEIHLDEFACRPQIIENRLIYPSEGENATFTCKVTGLPLPKVDWLFHKRPVSTKNDKRWSVTYAVRTNGKDTNEVLVSELTIVGVKPSDRGSYVCKASNPGGTDESEQFFDLTSPLPKVQPNRTNDILWIVLFVVLTILIVLILVIMVLCCVCRKTRRFKKNSSVSENGLMNSKMDKSADGSVLDGGSVIMEMQKSLLTEVNPVEKPPRRTDIEASDKNDYDEGHEVKKTLLEETGFAAQDEETASVAQSDSAPRTRAAYVDDGGYGTTNLPPDLLSFPNTRFPQSPSIQSSMSNIHDGRIYATKSPLSSPIYQHSSSILGATASGQVPAGFRTLQHPKTGRTIAIATQRSNSPFTPAPLIYPQVVMKQGYVTIPRKPRTPSWTPSINSTATTAELLPPTSPTSTGELTAAAEPVYDNLGLRTTASGNSTLKLNKSANKTGPSSTYSMKNRPLPATPGGQTALPTTHNTSTGSNYESIPEVGGQSATTTMPSATTLAGLEAIYGRTASGGGGSSSSSRSKVPPRPPPKPKKKPSLAGVVGVPAVTSSGSSGLASTSSTSPLFADEGEDGTEV; translated from the exons ATGACGATGGATGACCGGGAGAAGCGACAACGCGGGCCCCCACTGTACGCCCTGTGGACCGTCATAATTGCAGTGCTCCTGCTCCAGCTGACCGAATCGGTTCAGGGGAACGCCGAGAAAGATTTCACCCAGCAGTGCAACAAGTGCCGTTGCAGCTGGAAGAGCGGCAAGCGAAACGCGGACTGCACCAATCAGGGGTTGGATTTGATACCGGACGATTTGAGCTCGGAGCTACAG GTTCTCGACCTCTCTCTCAACCGGATAGGAGAGATACGAGCATTTGAGCTGATGCGCGCCCATCAACAGAATTTACACAAACTGTACATAAAAAATAGTACGATCGAAACATTACACAAGGATTCGTTTCGAAACTTAACGATCCTGATCGAGTTGGATCTATCGAACAACAAATTGAAACGCCTAGATCCGGGCCTTTTTGATGACTTGAAAAAGTTAAGGGTCATTATGCTGAACCACAACCAAATCGAACGGATAGAGAACAATCTGTTCCAGAATTTAAAATTCCTGACCAAGATCGAACTGAATGACAATCTGATCTACAGGGTAGCATTGCACAGTTTTATAAACGTCCCAGCACTGTCACAGATCGAGCTGGACTACAATCGACTGCAGATTCTTCGCAAGGAAACGTTCGTCAACTTGGAGAAGCTGACCAGCCTATCGTTGACAAACAATCCGTGGAACTGCAGCTGTGCGCTGCGCAATTTCAGCGAATTCGTCATGACCAACAGTCTGTACCGATCGCCAACGACCTGTGAGCATCCGGCGATGCTCAAAGGCAAAGAGTGGAACGAAATTCATCTGGACGAATTCGCCTGCCGGCCGCAAATCATAGAGAACCGACTGATCTATCCCAGTGAGGGGGAAAATGCTACCTTCACGTGTAAGGTAACGGGACTGCCACTTCCAAAGGTAGATTGGTTGTTCCACAAGCGACCCGTCTCCACCAAGAACGACAAACGGTGGAGCGTGACCTACGCCGTCAGAACCAACGGCAAAGACACCAACGAGGTGCTAGTTTCCGAGCTGACCATAGTGGGCGTGAAGCCTTCGGATCGCGGTTCGTACGTCTGTAAAGCGTCCAATCCGGGTGGAACGGACGAAAGTGAACAGTTCTTCGACCTAACGAGCCCCCTGCCCAAAGTGCAACCGAATCGAACGAACGACATCCTGTGGATTGTGCTGTTTGTGGTGCTGACGATACTGATCGTGCTCATTCTGGTGATCATGGTGTTGTGCTGCGTTTGCCGCAAGACGCGTCGATTCAAGAAGAACTCGTCGGTCAGCGAAAACGGGCTGATGAACTCGAAGATGGACAAGTCGGCGGACGGTTCCGTGCTGGATGGGGGTTCGGTGatcatggagatgcagaagaGCTTGCTGACGGAGGTGAATCCGGTGGAGAAGCCGCCGCGGAGGACGGACATCGAGGCGAGCGACAAGAACGACTACGACGAAGGGCACGAAGTCAAGAAGACGCTGCTCGAGGAAACGGGATTCG CCGCTCAGGATGAAGAAACGGCTTCGGTAGCCCAGTCGGACAGCGCTCCACGAACCCGAGCAGCCTACGTTGATGATGGAGGTTACGGCACCACCAACCTTCCACCGGATCTGCTTTCCTTCCCAAATACCCGCTTTCCCCAATCACCGTCGATCCAGAGCTCAATGTCGAACATCCACGACGGACGAATCTACGCCACAAAGTCGCCCCTGTCCAGTCCAATCTACCAGCACAGCTCCAGTATCCTGGGTGCTACCGCAAGTGGCCAAGTGCCAGCCGGTTTCCGAACGCTTCAACATCCCAAGACGGGACGAACGATAGCGATCGCCACTCAACGGTCCAACTCACCCTTCACACCGGCACCGCTCATCTATCCGCAAGTGGTCATGAAGCAAGGCTACGTAACCATTCCTCGCAAGCCGCGCACCCCCAGTTGGACCCCATCGATCAATTCGACGGCTACgacggcggagctcctaccgccCACTAGCCCCACGTCCACCGGAGAGCTAACGGCAGCGGCCGAACCGGTATACGACAATCTCGGCCTCCGAACGACGGCATCCGGCAATTCGACGCTCAAGCTGAACAAATCGGCCAACAAAACGGGTCCCAGCAGTACGTACAGTATGAAGAATCGACCACTTCCAGCGACACCCGGTGGACAGACGGCCCTGCCGACGACGCACAACACCTCCACCGGTAGCAACTACGAATCAATCCCTGAAGTGGGAGGACAATCAGCGACGACAACGATGCCATCGGCCACGACGCTAGCCGGCCTGGAAGCGATCTACGGAAGGACGGCGAGTGGCGGCGGCGGCAGCAGCAGTAGTAGTAGGAGCAAAGTACCGCCCCGACCACCACCGAAGCCTAAAAAGAAGCCCAGCCTAGCGGGGGTCGTTGGGGTACCGGCGGTGACATCGTCCGGATCGAGTGGCTTGGCCAGCACCAGCAGCACCAGTCCGCTGTTCGCCGACGAAGGGGAGGACGGAACGGAGGTCTAG